A genome region from Cervus canadensis isolate Bull #8, Minnesota chromosome 10, ASM1932006v1, whole genome shotgun sequence includes the following:
- the LOC122448350 gene encoding pancreatic trypsin inhibitor-like: MKMNRLCLSAALLILLVILVDGTPKGHEMSHGQQLTITSKPRLSPKQDEHAFAAASKPAFCLRRKLTGPCKGKKIRYFYDVKTGRCQSFVYGGCRGNRNNFHSAGQCMKICGHTAGSRTGHGKTHAPKL; the protein is encoded by the exons ATGAAGATGAACCGACTCTGCCTCTCTGCAGCCCTTCTCATCCTCCTGGTTATCCTGGTGGATGGCACTCCAAAAG GTCATGAGATGAGTCATGGACAGCAACTGACGATAACTTCAAAACCGCGCTTATCTCCAAAGCAAGATGAACATGCATTTGCAG CAGCTTCTAAGCCTGCCTTCTGCCTGAGGCGTAAATTAACAGGTCCCTGCAAGGGCAAGAAGATAAGGTACTTCTACGATGTCAAGACCGGGAGATGCCAAAGCTTTGTATACGGTGGCTGCAGAGGAAACAGGAATAACTTCCACAGCGCAGGGCAGTGCATGAAAATCTGCGGTCATACGGCAGGGTCCCGGAC aggCCATGGGAAGACTCATGCTCCAAAACTCTGA